From a single Lolium rigidum isolate FL_2022 chromosome 7, APGP_CSIRO_Lrig_0.1, whole genome shotgun sequence genomic region:
- the LOC124670760 gene encoding probable mixed-linked glucan synthase 3, translating into MASAAGTSGANASLADPLLASARKPVGAKGKYWEAADKEARRAAKESGGEDGRPLLFRTYKVKGALLHIYRALIFIRLIAVLLFFGWRIKHNNSDIMWFWTMSVVGDVWFGFSWLLNQLPKYNPVKTIPDIAALKRQYDLPDGTSSLPGIDVFVTTADPIDEPILYTMNCVLSILASDYPVDRYACYLSDDSGALIQYESFVETAKFSTLWVPFCRKHCIEPRAPETYFELEAPLYTGTAPEEFKNDYSSVHREYGEFKERLDSLSSAISKRSDLYNSMKTDQGDAKATWMANGTQWPGAWIDTTENHRKGHHAGIVKVVLDHPTRGHNLGSQASTHSLNFTNTDVRIPMLVYISRGKSPSYDHNKKAGALNAQLRASGLLTNAQFIINFDCDHYINNSQALRAAICFMLDQREGDNTAFVQFPQRFDNVDPSDRYGNHNRVFFDGTMLALNGLQGPSYLGTGCMFRRIALYGIDPPHCRQDNIVVEASRFGSSILFLDSVSKAINQERSTIPPTLSETFLTEMETVVSASHDKESGWGKGVGYIYDIATEDIVTGFRIHGQGWRSMYCTMERDAFCGIAPINLTERLHQIVRWSGGSLEMFFSRNNPLIGGGRLRILQRVSYLNMTVYPVTSLFILLYALSPVMWLIPDEVYIQRPFTQYVVYLLVIILMIHIIGWLEIKWAGITWLDYWRNEQFFMIGSTSAYPTAVLHMVVNLLTKKGIHFRVTSKQTAADTNDKFADLYDMRWVPMLIPTVTVLIANVGAIGVAMGKTAVYMGAWTIAQKTHAALGLLFNVWIMVLLYPFALAIMGRWAKRPVILVVLLPVAFVIVCLVYVTVHILLGGIVTF; encoded by the exons ATGGCGTCCGCCGCTGGTACTAGCGGAGCCAATGCCAGCCTCGCCGACCCGCTGCTGGCCAGTGCCAGGAAGCCGGTCGGCGCGAAGGGCAAGTACTGGGAGGCAGCAGACAAGGAGGCGCGGCGCGCCGCCAAGGAGAGTGGCGGCGAGGACGGCAGGCCCCTGCTGTTCCGCACGTACAAGGTCAAAGGCGCCCTCCTGCACATCTACAG GGCGCTGATCTTCATACGCCTAATTGCCGTCCTCCTCTTCTTTGGATGGCgcatcaagcacaacaactccgACATCATGTGGTTTTGGACAATGTCTGTCGTCGGGGATGTATGGTTCGGGTTCTCCTGGCTGCTTAACCAGCTCCCAAAGTATAACCCTGTCAAAACCATACCTGATATTGCCGCCCTTAAGCGGCAATACGATCTCCCAGATGGTACATCTAGCCTCCCTGGCATAGATGTCTTTGTCACCACTGCTGACCCGATTGATGAGCCAATACTATACACCATGAACTGTGTCCTCTCTATCCTCGCTTCCGACTATCCCGTTGATAGGTACGCCTGCTATCTCTCAGATGATAGCGGAGCACTAATCCAATATGAGTCCTTTGTTGAGACCGCAAAGTTTTCTActttgtgggtcccattttgccggAAGCATTGCATCGAGCCAAGAGCCCCGGAAACCTACTTTGAACTAGAGGCACCATTGTACACTGGAACGGCGCCAGAGGAGTTCAAGAATGATTATAGCAGTGTACACAGGGAGTATGGTGAATTTAAAGAGCGCTTAGACTCGCTGTCTAGTGCCATTTCCAAGCGTTCCGATCTTTACAATAGCATGAAGACCGATCAAGGAGATGCAAAGGCCACTTGGATGGCAAATGGGACGCAATGGCCAGGAGCGTGGATTGATACAACAGAAAACCATCGAAAAGGACATCATGCTGGCATCGTTAAG GTTGTGTTGGACCATCCGACCCGTGGGCACAATCTTGGTTCACAAGCAAGCACCCACAGCCTCAACTTCACCAACACTGATGTGCGCATTCCGATGCTTGTATATATCTCTCGCGGAAAGAGCCCAAGCTATGACCACAATAAGAAAGCTGGTGCCTTGAATGCGCAATTGCGTGCCTCTGGACTACTCACCAATGCACAATTCATCATCAACTTCGACTGCGACCACTACATCAACAACTCTCAAGCCCTGCGTGCAGCTATCTGCTTCATGCTAGATCAACGAGAAGGTGATAATACTGCCTTCGTTCAGTTTCCTCAACGCTTCGACAATGTTGATCCGTCTGACCGGTATGGAAACCACAACCGTGTCTTCTTTGATGGCACAATGCTTGCCCTCAATGGTCTCCAAGGGCCATCTTACCTCGGCACTGGTTGCATGTTTCGCCGCATTGCGCTCTATGGCATTGACCCACCTCATTGCAGACAGGACAACATCGTAGTTGAAGCTAGTAGGTTTGGTAGCTCCATACTCTTCCTAGATTCTGTGTCAAAAGCCATAAACCAAGAAAGGTCTACCATACCACCAACCCTCAGTGAAACATTTCTAACAGAGATGGAAACAGTTGTGTCAGCTTCACACGATAAAGAGTCTGGGTGGGGCAAGGGCGTTGGGTACATATATGACATAGCCACAGAAGATATAGTTACTGGGTTTCGCATCCACGGGCAAGGTTGGCGCTCCATGTACTGTACAATGGAGCGTGATGCCTTCTGTGGCATTGCACCAATCAACTTGACAGAGCGCCTCCACCAAATTGTGCGTTGGTCTGGTGGATCTTTAGAAATGTTCTTCTCACGCAATAACCCACTCATTGGCGGTGGTCGGCTCCGAATCCTTCAGCGTGTCTCCTACCTCAACATGACAGTCTACCCAGTCACATCACTTTTCATCCTACTCTACGCTCTCAGTCCAGTGATGTGGCTAATCCCTGACGAAGTATATATTCAGAGGCCATTCACCCAATATGTTGTGTACCTTCTCGTGATCATTCTGATGATTCATATAATTGGATGGCTCGAGATAAAATGGGCTGGAATCACATGGCTGGATTACTGGAGGAACGAACAGTTCTTCATGATCGGGTCGACGAGCGCATACCCAACAGCGGTGTTACACATGGTGGTAAATCTCCTCACAAAGAAGGGTATACACTTCAGAGTTACTTCGAAGCAAACAGCCGCCGACACCAATGACAAGTTTGCCGACTTGTATGACATGCGATGGGTACCAATGCTAATCCCGACAGTAACCGTCTTGATTGCCAATGTTGGTGCCATCGGTGTAGCCATGGGTAAAACTGCAGTATACATGGGAGCGTGGACAATTGCACAGAAGACACATGCTGCACTGGGTCTGCTCTTCAATGTGTGGATCATGGTGCTGCTCTATCCGTTTGCATTGGCCATCATGGGACGGTGGGCAAAGAGACCAGTCATCCTAGTCGTCTTGTTGCCAGTTGCCTTTGTAATAGTTTGCCTTGTATATGTCACTGTTCATATCTTACTTGGTGGGATTGTTACATTTTAG